The Aspergillus nidulans FGSC A4 chromosome VII nucleotide sequence CCAGGATGACAACAATGCCGGGTGAGAATTCGCATGCGACCCCCAGCATTCACTGAGCGATCTGCCTAACGTAGCCAGCAGATTGATAACAGGCGCGGACATCCTCCAAGCGGTCAACCGGGTGGCGAACCTGATTGAGGCTCAACAGAGAGACcaacggcggcagcagcagctgctgctgcaggggaTGCCATGTGCATCTTGTGGGTCTCGCTCGACGCCTGCTTGGGGTCCGACTTCACAATCCTGGTCTCCGTCAGCTTGCAGCCAACCAGACAATGCTAATAATCTAGGGCCAGGCCACCCGTGGCCACGCGAGACCGTTCGACCTCAAGGGGTCGAATCGGTCCTCGGCTGGCAAATATTGGCCTTGAATCTTCCACCGTCTCGGTGTCTCTTTGCACAGCCGGTGGCCGAGGCCGATCAGCCGTCCTCGCTGCCTGATATGAGCTATTCCCAGCTCTCGCGTCTGGAGTCGAAGTACATTGAAGTTCTTCATACAAAGAATCCGATTCTAGATCTGAATGAACTACATCGCATGGTGCTTCACGTCGCGGAGAATGGGCCGGATTGGTCCACACGAACCTGCTTGGTAGCCCTGGTCTGCGCCATTGCCGTCCTTTCTGAGGCTTATCCAGGGACTATCACGAGATCTGCGGCGCAGCCAACGCCTTCACTGGATCCGGACGATGAGAGCGGCGCCGACGTCAAGTTGTCGCTGCAGTTTTGGAACATTGCTCTGAAACGTCTTGGCTACGCAATGCGTGAGAACAgtgttgaggctgttcaaACCCTGGTGCTAGCAGGAATCTGGTACATGCATCGAATGGAAcccctggaagcctggaaacACTTCAACCTCGCCGGCGCAGCCTGGAACACCCTGAGGTTAACTCGATTCCCAGTGGTTGATCTGATAGACAACACCGATACGACGCCCAACGAGCTCACTATATTACAAGCGCTCTACTTCACTATCTGGAAGTCGGATTGCGAACTGCGACTGGAGTTGCCGGTGCCAGGCCCCCCTCTCATCAACAGCACGGAATTCCCGTTGGCGTTTCCCCAGCCGCCCAGGCTTGGTTCGCAACCGTCGACGCCCGATGCGTCAGAGAGTGAGAGAAGTTGGTATTATTATCTCACAGAGATTGCAGCGCGACATCTGCTCAACCGTTTGGTGCAAATGAACTCGGAGTGTGCCGACACGCCGACGGAGAGGCAGGTGACCCGTCTGGTCAGCCATGCGGAGATGATGCAGGCTCAAATATCCGACTGGTATACTTCGTTACCATCCATCTTTCATTTTGCCATCCCGGATGGCTATGATGCTGATTTCCCATCTGATCCTATGATATTTGTTCTTCGGCATCGGTATTTTACCCTCCGGGAGCTCGTTGCGAGACCTTTTGTCCGGCTCTTGGTTGATGGGCTACTTGACGGAATGGATCCTTTGATTCGTGTCCGAGCGCGGTCATTCGCGTCAGAGTGCATGCAATTCTGTATGCTCAAACTGTCCCAAACCGTGGCATACCGTCATCAAGGAAACTGGTATCTGCTGCGATCCATGACGACTTCGTCATTGATCCTGGCCGCCGTTCACCTGGCACAATGCCGACTACGGGAGGGCGAAGCTGCCGGCGCCACCCCACCATCAGAGAACCTGATGCCGCCAGAAGCGTGGATATCGCGAGTCAGGGATGCTGTGGAGTCAGCCCAGCCATTTTTCGAGGAAACGAGCGGTGGCGCTTCGAATATGAAGCAGATGATCTTGGCCGCATTAGGAGCTGCTCAACAACGTTCGGCGTGGTGCGGTTAGAGGAGCTATGGAAAAGAAGTGACTTAATACAATTGGCTACCATTGGCCACCGTTCTTGTCCGGgctttcctcctcctgtACCATCGGGGACTGTCCCCGATGGATGATGGATCCCTGTCTGGGGTCTTGAGAACGGACTCACATGTGGCCAGGCTTGCCTCGTTATGAGCTGGACCATTGAGTTGGTGAATGTAGGTCAGCCGCCAGTGCGACAATAGACAATTACTATATTAACTACCGAAGCCGAATTCGGAGGGTTGGTCTGCTTCACCTCAATGATAATTTTCACCTCAACGATAAatttgaagctattcagaatATTATACAACAACGCCTTGCGAATCCCATACAAAAGTCGCTAATGATTATCTTTACCTTCCTGGCTATCTTATGGTTCAATCAGAATTTCTTTATCTGCCCTGCGTTGGCGAGAAATTGCGTCGTTTAGCTCGCGCGCGCTTTGCCTGACGAAGAAACTGACGcctttcttcctcgctcAGATATTGGATATAGCGATTAGCGTCTTCTGCATCTATTGGGCCAGTTTCTGGAAGCCTTTTCATTGATTATATTGCGGGCTGAGGCGCTCGGTAGCGAAGAAATAGCTGTAAAACATCTCGAAATTAACCAGCTAGTTCCGACGTCCGTAAAGCGCTTTTAAAGACGCGGTCCACACGGCGTTTAAAGCTTTGATGAAGCTCTGGACTATTATCAATGTACTCCTGCGCTTTTGCACTACTTCGACGAAGTCCTCGTTTAGTAGATGGCGGCAATACTGAGCTagatggcggcggtggcgTGGTATATATCTCAAGCTCAGGTGTAGgactttttttcttttgcagcggccccagaagctctacagaATTGAATGGATAGAGGCCTCGCTTTTTTAAAGTATCTCGAATTGTCCGCGCTTTGAAAGTTTGCTTGCGTACGTCTGGGGTCTCCTTTAAAAAAGCACCTTTGTCGTCGGCTTCCACACTCAGCCCAGCAAGAAAATTGTTCCACTTTCGATAGTAGTATGTATACACTTGAAATTGCTGGCCATCGAGCATTTGAATGAGATGTGTAGTATGAGATGGAAAGCAGTACAGAATTATAGAGTTCTGCTTACCGAACTCTAGGAATTCGTACGTTAGGTGGGAAACCATGGCCATCAAAAAGTAGCAATCGGGGCTCATTTTTCTGCTGAAGACGGGGTCGTGTATAGCGATCGAAATGATGAATCTATCAAAGCCAATTGAATCGGTAGTATAGCTTTCAGGCGATAAAGCTATACGGTAGTTGCCAGGTATCTCTGAATCGTACCATAGCTCCATATTGAAGGTGCCTTTAAAGATGAAACAAGGCGGTAGAATTAAAACCGTCTGCAGCGATACATTCTATCCCACTGGGCCCCGGGAACAATAGAGTCGTGGAGTTAGGGTCTAATTGCTTTGTATGGCACAATTTTCGGCCAAAGCGAATGGTTCTGTTGGCTCTTGGGCGAAGTGTTCTGTTGCAGCCAGTCGGCCAATCCTGCTCAGGATTTACCAGGGTATGGAGACAGTACTTCAATCTAAGTAGGCTTATTTTCAAGCAATTCCGAGCAGAAACTAGGGTGTGGTGCTGAGCCAAAGTAGGTTAGGGTTGTTAGTATGGTTTGGACAGGAGATCAGCGATGGCTGTACGTATAGATAGTATTTTaacaacaaaagcaaaggcACTGGTCAGTGTCAGATTTAGTTAGGGGAACCTAACCTCTTTTGAATCTCTCTATATCTGTCTTAGACTTGTTgaaccacgggttggggcgggttctcaggcctagctgatccgcccacgcggtttttggggggggttacctgaacagtaaaccgcccatgggtttagcaaataattctaacccaacctaaataacccaaaataacccagttatgcatatcattactttaataagcagtgatctacatagttaataaaatactgtatttaaatactgtattataaactatctaagtaagaaaatgtaatctaaatacagtaatatacctatttagatatcttggcaacccagcgggttgctccgccgggctttggggcagccaaaaatatccaaaacccaatggataattagaaggtctaac carries:
- a CDS encoding Zn(II)2Cys6 transcription factor (transcript_id=CADANIAT00009353), with the translated sequence MSPIGEQRRHINPTILPVPAPPQHDSSAVWSCHEFSPTSAPFMASQDLAAHQGAGSNVSVVRSRGASACENCRSRKTKCDNRRPSCGFCLKRRVPCVYQDDNNAGLITGADILQAVNRVANLIEAQQRDQRRQQQLLLQGMPCASCGSRSTPAWGPTSQSWSPSACSQPDNANNLGPGHPWPRETVRPQGVESVLGWQILALNLPPSRCLFAQPVAEADQPSSLPDMSYSQLSRLESKYIEVLHTKNPILDLNELHRMVLHVAENGPDWSTRTCLVALVCAIAVLSEAYPGTITRSAAQPTPSLDPDDESGADVKLSLQFWNIALKRLGYAMRENSVEAVQTLVLAGIWYMHRMEPLEAWKHFNLAGAAWNTLRLTRFPVVDLIDNTDTTPNELTILQALYFTIWKSDCELRLELPVPGPPLINSTEFPLAFPQPPRLGSQPSTPDASESERSWYYYLTEIAARHLLNRLVQMNSECADTPTERQVTRLVSHAEMMQAQISDWYTSLPSIFHFAIPDGYDADFPSDPMIFVLRHRYFTLRELVARPFVRLLVDGLLDGMDPLIRVRARSFASECMQFCMLKLSQTVAYRHQGNWYLLRSMTTSSLILAAVHLAQCRLREGEAAGATPPSENLMPPEAWISRVRDAVESAQPFFEETSGGASNMKQMILAALGAAQQRSAWCG